The following proteins are encoded in a genomic region of Pelodictyon phaeoclathratiforme BU-1:
- a CDS encoding TerB N-terminal domain-containing protein produces the protein MGNKLTTGRILIVFIIAFALIKTYWHVFVFMSISAIVIWSIIKAIKKIQYSQSLHLHAQNHINDSKSYPNQGEIIISNTTKSHKEIKDLTSIRCKAEDGDAQAEYELGMIYDCGYFANGQGIPQDNTEAVKWYRLAANHGHPTAQYNLGWMYYAGAGVEQDYDEALRLTQLASENGMPNTQARFDLIKKAKDDYIEEEQWNLLTKKQVHSATLLPSIKYETDINIIADKNKITQSSKAITAKYGTKELTTPLTENKFETLIKTEKSTPAKLKSTIDAEILVQTQNTKEIAAIKLQIATLLKETIRSYMQSIFSTMRFKEMQTVSQDSPNQGYAPTPSENTTKSPETTGIVNTSADKLDAYRRFINNNSIDASSNLPSSFLKNNIEQELIKLEHWFERIITFDAPILVSFASLLWHMSIKKLTISEKEAIDIANLLESINIGIEPDSRFSDFIPNPEHNVVLFRISENTPKLPSSEYSVATLSLHLASAFALTETTVHISEKQNWKQLLEILPHLSSDEIIRLQAHTLFIKTSAQTFSINDIKKNIAIIDQSQKESLWKFLVGIAKLNGCTDITKIKNFTRLYTMLGLDALTIPSHTHEIAVEPIAIQTTDFLPSSGYSIPAQQIIAEGISLEMNENEATHTVANAISSKSLTKKIISTDELWVPFGKAIEHSGYTIPDGLLYFGTALKSITKSQEEPSLIDISLPVEKANSDINSNNMRYWPNYSQIHATHRAAYLDWLSTGRKEPMANIGYVFLFFYGLERRVLLDNAFSAVDDLPVIIEEVQRLLTVYKNNASFRQYANNFLDILQIIRGGVSFYQTEPSLESYSWKQPLIFKVALGQMAADKVPLPAEWALAWVINDPSIQKKTPVKRCKLEFLDLFKLQYTEKFNAGMLLIPNKKKLHATYHPASPLFDKDVTIPIADLPDVTNVSEESEKIRDLVNECTDKLEDYSRFLGRNPDSNNSLEAMSLLPKLLVKKYVATKFQKLTTWLEQQSLSDTPVQVSFQSILELIPPINQNCFGKTEVITVANFLGKINFGIEPDPRFGNFFSKQENNIVLFKISDNAPNIPSAEYSASTLVLHLASAVATSDGTVNISEKQQLEKHLEVCLHLSSDEKTRLKAHLLFLLSSFPGINNVKKRIELLKQEQRESLGKFLVCIAQADGYIDVMEIKILTQIYAMLGLDAQSLYSQAHTAAIEPVVVKTSDFETLPEYSISASPKISNGISLDMDKIKTIHAETNTISSILNDIFSENEHEQITTLMSEARRTDVPITGLDPKSFAFMKELACKLMWTRVELEKLAADHSLMLDGTLESINDASFDHFGDMFFEGDDPIIINAQFAKEINV, from the coding sequence ATGGGGAATAAATTAACAACCGGACGAATTCTTATAGTATTTATTATTGCTTTTGCTCTAATTAAAACGTATTGGCATGTGTTTGTTTTTATGAGCATTTCCGCTATCGTAATCTGGAGCATTATTAAAGCAATTAAAAAGATCCAATATTCTCAATCTTTACATTTGCATGCGCAAAATCATATAAACGATTCCAAGTCCTATCCAAATCAAGGCGAAATCATCATTTCTAATACCACGAAATCACATAAAGAAATAAAAGATTTAACATCTATCCGATGCAAAGCTGAAGATGGTGATGCGCAAGCTGAATATGAGCTTGGCATGATATATGACTGCGGCTATTTTGCTAATGGCCAAGGTATTCCACAAGATAACACCGAGGCTGTAAAATGGTACCGTTTAGCTGCCAATCATGGGCACCCTACAGCGCAATATAATCTTGGCTGGATGTATTATGCCGGTGCTGGCGTGGAACAGGATTATGATGAAGCATTACGATTAACCCAACTGGCTTCGGAAAATGGTATGCCCAATACTCAGGCACGTTTCGACCTAATAAAGAAGGCAAAAGATGACTATATAGAGGAGGAGCAATGGAATCTGCTTACTAAAAAACAAGTCCATTCAGCAACCCTATTACCGAGTATTAAGTATGAGACTGATATAAATATTATAGCAGATAAAAATAAAATCACACAATCCAGCAAAGCGATTACAGCAAAATATGGTACAAAAGAACTTACAACGCCGCTTACTGAGAACAAATTTGAGACTCTAATCAAAACAGAAAAATCAACTCCAGCCAAATTAAAATCAACAATAGATGCAGAAATTTTAGTACAGACACAAAACACAAAGGAAATTGCAGCAATAAAGTTACAGATAGCAACACTGCTTAAAGAAACAATAAGATCTTATATGCAGTCAATTTTCAGCACAATGCGTTTTAAAGAAATGCAAACGGTGTCTCAGGATTCACCCAATCAAGGTTATGCACCTACACCGTCAGAAAATACAACAAAATCCCCAGAAACAACAGGGATAGTAAATACCAGTGCAGATAAACTCGATGCGTATAGACGCTTTATTAATAATAATTCTATTGATGCTTCATCAAATCTACCTTCATCATTTTTAAAAAATAATATTGAACAAGAATTAATAAAATTGGAGCATTGGTTTGAAAGAATAATTACTTTTGATGCTCCGATTTTAGTCTCTTTTGCTTCATTGTTATGGCATATGTCAATAAAAAAATTGACTATTAGTGAAAAAGAGGCAATAGATATTGCAAATCTTCTTGAATCAATAAATATAGGGATCGAACCCGATTCTCGCTTCAGCGACTTTATCCCGAATCCAGAGCACAACGTAGTTCTTTTCAGAATCAGCGAAAATACTCCAAAGCTCCCTTCATCGGAATACTCCGTTGCTACACTCAGCCTCCATTTAGCCTCGGCCTTTGCCCTTACTGAAACAACTGTACACATCAGCGAAAAACAAAATTGGAAGCAACTGCTTGAAATTTTGCCGCACCTCTCTTCAGATGAAATAATCAGACTACAGGCTCATACATTGTTTATAAAGACTTCCGCTCAGACCTTCAGCATTAATGATATCAAAAAAAACATAGCGATAATCGATCAAAGTCAAAAAGAATCACTATGGAAATTCCTTGTTGGCATCGCAAAGTTAAACGGATGCACTGACATAACTAAAATAAAAAATTTTACTCGACTATATACAATGCTGGGTCTTGATGCACTGACTATTCCCAGTCATACGCATGAAATTGCTGTAGAACCTATAGCAATTCAAACCACTGATTTTTTGCCATCTTCAGGGTATTCAATCCCCGCTCAGCAAATAATAGCGGAAGGCATTTCTCTTGAGATGAATGAAAACGAAGCAACCCATACAGTGGCCAATGCCATCTCCTCAAAATCTTTAACAAAAAAGATAATATCTACAGATGAATTATGGGTTCCCTTTGGAAAAGCTATTGAACATTCTGGGTATACAATTCCTGACGGTCTTCTTTATTTTGGGACTGCTTTAAAATCTATTACAAAGTCACAAGAAGAACCATCTCTTATTGACATCTCTCTGCCAGTTGAAAAGGCAAATTCTGATATTAATAGTAATAATATGAGGTATTGGCCAAATTACTCACAAATACACGCCACACATCGAGCAGCATATCTCGACTGGCTCTCCACAGGAAGGAAAGAACCAATGGCAAATATTGGTTACGTTTTTCTTTTCTTTTATGGCTTGGAGAGACGGGTTTTGCTTGATAATGCTTTTTCAGCAGTTGACGATTTACCAGTCATTATCGAAGAAGTTCAACGACTTCTGACTGTATATAAAAACAATGCTTCATTTCGTCAGTACGCCAATAATTTTCTGGATATTTTGCAGATTATTCGAGGGGGAGTTTCTTTTTATCAGACTGAACCATCGCTTGAGTCATACTCTTGGAAACAGCCCTTAATCTTTAAGGTTGCACTTGGACAAATGGCTGCCGATAAGGTTCCACTCCCTGCAGAGTGGGCTTTAGCATGGGTAATAAATGATCCATCAATTCAAAAAAAAACGCCTGTTAAACGTTGCAAGCTTGAATTTCTTGACCTGTTCAAACTTCAGTATACCGAAAAGTTTAACGCGGGTATGCTGTTAATACCAAATAAAAAAAAGCTCCATGCGACATATCACCCTGCCAGTCCTCTGTTTGATAAAGATGTCACAATCCCGATTGCGGATCTTCCTGATGTGACTAATGTTTCTGAGGAATCAGAAAAAATAAGAGATCTCGTAAATGAATGTACTGATAAACTTGAAGATTATAGCCGCTTTCTTGGGCGTAATCCGGATAGCAATAATTCTCTTGAAGCGATGTCGCTTCTACCTAAACTCCTTGTAAAAAAATATGTAGCAACAAAATTTCAAAAACTGACAACCTGGCTGGAACAGCAAAGTCTTTCTGATACTCCAGTGCAGGTCTCTTTTCAATCAATTTTAGAACTAATACCACCAATAAATCAGAACTGTTTTGGCAAGACAGAAGTGATAACCGTTGCCAATTTTCTTGGCAAGATAAACTTTGGTATTGAGCCTGACCCTCGCTTCGGCAACTTTTTCTCCAAACAAGAAAACAATATCGTTCTTTTCAAAATCAGTGATAATGCGCCTAATATACCCTCTGCTGAGTATTCTGCTTCAACTCTTGTTCTCCATTTGGCCTCTGCCGTTGCCACTTCTGATGGTACTGTGAATATAAGCGAAAAGCAACAGTTGGAGAAACATCTTGAAGTTTGCTTACACCTCTCTTCAGATGAGAAAACAAGACTGAAGGCTCATTTATTATTCCTTCTTTCTTCCTTCCCTGGCATTAATAATGTCAAGAAAAGAATAGAGTTACTTAAACAGGAACAGAGAGAATCACTTGGGAAATTTCTTGTTTGTATTGCTCAGGCGGACGGCTATATTGACGTAATGGAAATAAAAATTCTTACGCAGATATATGCCATGCTTGGTCTTGATGCACAGAGTCTTTACAGTCAGGCCCATACTGCGGCTATCGAACCTGTCGTCGTTAAGACTTCGGATTTCGAGACTTTACCAGAGTATTCAATCTCTGCTTCACCAAAAATATCTAATGGTATTTCTCTTGATATGGACAAAATAAAAACAATCCATGCAGAGACCAATACTATATCCTCAATTCTGAATGATATTTTCTCTGAAAATGAACATGAGCAGATAACAACATTAATGTCGGAAGCAAGGAGAACAGACGTTCCCATTACTGGACTTGATCCTAAATCATTTGCATTTATGAAAGAGCTCGCGTGCAAGCTCATGTGGACGAGAGTCGAACTGGAAAAACTTGCAGCCGACCACAGCTTGATGCTGGATGGAACACTCGAAAGCATAAACGACGCATCATTTGATCACTTTGGAGATATGTTCTTTGAAGGTGATGACCCAATAATTATCAACGCACAATTTGCCAAGGAGATCAATGTATGA
- a CDS encoding DUF2442 domain-containing protein, with amino-acid sequence MEQLLDVITVTTHTNYTLELVFENGERRIFDMKPFFDKKPFTKLFNSPLFFKASVQYGTVVWPGNLDIAPETLWRRSVPA; translated from the coding sequence ATGGAACAACTTCTTGATGTTATAACGGTAACAACTCATACCAACTACACCCTGGAACTTGTTTTTGAGAACGGAGAGAGAAGAATATTTGACATGAAGCCATTTTTCGACAAAAAACCCTTTACAAAACTCTTCAACTCTCCGCTCTTCTTCAAGGCTTCTGTCCAATATGGCACCGTAGTCTGGCCGGGCAATCTCGATATTGCACCGGAGACTCTCTGGAGAAGATCTGTACCTGCGTAA
- a CDS encoding DUF4160 domain-containing protein, whose translation MPTISMFFGILISIFYGDDEQHHTPHVHARYQGKSVSIAIEDGSLLAGNIPHRQLRMVQVWIDIHREELMADWELACAGEEPFRIAPLQ comes from the coding sequence ATGCCAACTATCTCAATGTTTTTCGGAATCCTGATTTCAATTTTTTATGGCGACGATGAACAACACCATACTCCGCACGTTCATGCACGATACCAGGGAAAAAGTGTCTCGATAGCCATTGAGGATGGGAGTCTTCTTGCTGGAAATATCCCCCATCGGCAGCTTCGGATGGTTCAAGTATGGATAGACATTCACAGAGAAGAGCTTATGGCTGACTGGGAACTTGCATGCGCCGGTGAAGAGCCATTTCGAATCGCACCGCTTCAATAA